A genomic region of Xiphophorus couchianus chromosome 9, X_couchianus-1.0, whole genome shotgun sequence contains the following coding sequences:
- the adgra1a gene encoding adhesion G protein-coupled receptor A1 isoform X2, producing MMWLAFTARNICKDVCKEPLHAQGRSGPVQKGSKPNILRFYLVSDGVPLIVVVITAVFGMDNYGSRDGALYCWMAWEPSLGGFYAPVGLLVLVMSLYLLITYIQLKRHPERKYELRLLREDQQMLSSSESNHHSQSGSGGASVSAGDCLPFSTGASVLANEHSFKSQLRATIFTLFLFLATWALGALAVSQGHFLDMIFSCLYGAFCVTLGLFLLIQHCAKRDDVWNSWWVCCPSKSKIENVNTDGQSQMQQLHQPHCHLSSPCSGKQPLLSSHLLQGSSDKMTPPPPQSPTPSNTGPCCVAVMSPASPIPSLIEPEFSPHPHSLPDELPRPTLPLQRCLTERAKSRSFNRPRPCLQDYRSNMASLSMDGSVHSSHRDSSQPAQHLEGTTLVSNSPLPDHQLLCPSPHLDKQMAPCHTFQRQISCQSIQDPVTSCHSHVHNMHDSITSYHSLLLPSQGVHSCQWHMYGSATPSANATCCEKLDSFAVQCEQDPKTYSCTLKTEDEDTEIHSLDIEQRGFPRNTLPRQHSKVSRRGVIGRNRSLQEDGLFGSDATGNIRTGPWKNETTV from the exons ATGATGTGGCTGGCATTTACTGCAAGAAACATTTGTAAAGATGTGTGCAAAGAGCCACTTCACGCCCAGGGCAGGAGTGGTCCAGTCCAGAAAGGTTCCAAACCAAACATCCTGAG attttatcTTGTGAGCGATGGAGTACCTCTGATAGTTGTAGTCATTACGGCTGTGTTTGGCATGGATAACTATGGCAGCAGAGACGGAGCATTATA ctgctggatgGCATGGGAACCTAGTCTGGGAGGCTTTTATGCACCAGTAGGTCTTCTGGTCTTAGTCATGTCTTTGTACTTGTTGATTACCTACATCCAGCTGAAGCGCCACCCAGAGAGAAAGTATGAACTGCGCCTTCTAAGAGAGGATCAGCAGATGTTGTCGTCCAGTGAGTCAAACCATCATTCTCAAAGTGGCAGTGGTGGAGCTTCAGTGTCTGCTGGAGACTGTCTGCCATTTTCTACTGGTGCATCTGTACTGGCTAATGAACACTCTTTTAAATCCCAACTACGCGCCACCATCTTCACACTGTTTCTGTTCCTGGCAACCTGGGCTTTAGGAGCATTGGCCGTATCACAGGGGCATTTTCTGGATATGATTTTCAGCTGCCTCTATGGGGCTTTTTGTGTCACTCTGGGCCTCTTCCTTCTCATCCAGCATTGTGCCAAACGGGATGATGTGTGGAATAGTTGGTGGGTTTGTTGCCCATCTAAATCAAagatagaaaatgtaaatactgaTGGACAGAGTCAGATGCAACAACTCCATCAACCACACTGCCACTTGAGCTCTCCGTGTTCAGGCAAGCAGCCACTGCTTTCATCGCACCTCTTACAGGGTTCTTCAGACAAAATGACACCACCTCCTCCTCAAAGCCCAACTCCAAGTAACACAGGTCCATGTTGTGTGGCTGTAATGAGTCCAGCATCCCCTATCCCATCTCTCATTGAGCCAGAGTTCTCACCACATCCTCATTCACTTCCAGATGAGCTCCCTCGGCCAACTCTTCCCCTACAGAGATGCCTTACTGAGAGAGCAAAGTCACGCTCCTTTAACCGCCCACGACCATGCCTCCAAGACTACCGCTCAAATATGGCTTCACTGAGTATGGATGGAAGTGTGCACAGCTCCCACAGGGACAGCTCTCAGCCTGCACAGCATCTAGAAGGAACAACGTTAGTTTCCAACAGCCCACTTCCAGATCATCAGCTTCTTTGTCCTAGTCCCCACTTGGATAAGCAGATGGCTCCCTGCCACACCTTTCAACGCCAAATCTCCTGCCAGAGTATACAAGACCCAGTGACTTCCTGTCACAGCCATGTTCACAACATGCATGACAGCATAACTTCCTATCACAGCCTCCTCCTGCCTTCTCAAGGGGTCCATTCTTGCCAGTGGCACATGTATGGTTCAGCTACTCCCTCTGCTAATGCAACCTGCTGTGAAAAACTTGATTCATTTGCAGTGCAATGTGAGCAAGACCCCAAAACATACAGCTGCACATTAAAGACAGAAGATGAAGACACAGAGATCCATTCTTTGGACATAGAGCAGAGAGGCTTTCCAAGGAATACTCTGCCTCGACAGCATTCCAAAGTTAGCCGCCGAGGAGTCATTGGTCGAAACAGAAGTTTGCAAGAAGATGGCCTGTTTGGCTCAGATGCTACAGGAAATATTCGGACTGGCCCTTGGAAGAATGAAACCACAGTTTAG
- the adgra1a gene encoding adhesion G protein-coupled receptor A1 isoform X1 produces MDLKRVLSFPPYPREYLHPVVYACTAVMLLCLLVSIVTYIVHHSVIRISRKGWHTLLNFLFHTGLTFGVFAGGINQIHFPLVCQIVGIVLHYASLSTMMWLAFTARNICKDVCKEPLHAQGRSGPVQKGSKPNILRFYLVSDGVPLIVVVITAVFGMDNYGSRDGALYCWMAWEPSLGGFYAPVGLLVLVMSLYLLITYIQLKRHPERKYELRLLREDQQMLSSSESNHHSQSGSGGASVSAGDCLPFSTGASVLANEHSFKSQLRATIFTLFLFLATWALGALAVSQGHFLDMIFSCLYGAFCVTLGLFLLIQHCAKRDDVWNSWWVCCPSKSKIENVNTDGQSQMQQLHQPHCHLSSPCSGKQPLLSSHLLQGSSDKMTPPPPQSPTPSNTGPCCVAVMSPASPIPSLIEPEFSPHPHSLPDELPRPTLPLQRCLTERAKSRSFNRPRPCLQDYRSNMASLSMDGSVHSSHRDSSQPAQHLEGTTLVSNSPLPDHQLLCPSPHLDKQMAPCHTFQRQISCQSIQDPVTSCHSHVHNMHDSITSYHSLLLPSQGVHSCQWHMYGSATPSANATCCEKLDSFAVQCEQDPKTYSCTLKTEDEDTEIHSLDIEQRGFPRNTLPRQHSKVSRRGVIGRNRSLQEDGLFGSDATGNIRTGPWKNETTV; encoded by the exons TGTCATCCGCATCAGCAGGAAGGGCTGGCACACCCTCCTCAATTTCCTCTTTCACACAGGCCTGACATTTGGGGTGTTTGCTGGAGGCATCAATCAGATCcactttcctttggtttgtcaGATT GTCGGCATTGTACTCCATTATGCTTCATTATCCACCATGATGTGGCTGGCATTTACTGCAAGAAACATTTGTAAAGATGTGTGCAAAGAGCCACTTCACGCCCAGGGCAGGAGTGGTCCAGTCCAGAAAGGTTCCAAACCAAACATCCTGAG attttatcTTGTGAGCGATGGAGTACCTCTGATAGTTGTAGTCATTACGGCTGTGTTTGGCATGGATAACTATGGCAGCAGAGACGGAGCATTATA ctgctggatgGCATGGGAACCTAGTCTGGGAGGCTTTTATGCACCAGTAGGTCTTCTGGTCTTAGTCATGTCTTTGTACTTGTTGATTACCTACATCCAGCTGAAGCGCCACCCAGAGAGAAAGTATGAACTGCGCCTTCTAAGAGAGGATCAGCAGATGTTGTCGTCCAGTGAGTCAAACCATCATTCTCAAAGTGGCAGTGGTGGAGCTTCAGTGTCTGCTGGAGACTGTCTGCCATTTTCTACTGGTGCATCTGTACTGGCTAATGAACACTCTTTTAAATCCCAACTACGCGCCACCATCTTCACACTGTTTCTGTTCCTGGCAACCTGGGCTTTAGGAGCATTGGCCGTATCACAGGGGCATTTTCTGGATATGATTTTCAGCTGCCTCTATGGGGCTTTTTGTGTCACTCTGGGCCTCTTCCTTCTCATCCAGCATTGTGCCAAACGGGATGATGTGTGGAATAGTTGGTGGGTTTGTTGCCCATCTAAATCAAagatagaaaatgtaaatactgaTGGACAGAGTCAGATGCAACAACTCCATCAACCACACTGCCACTTGAGCTCTCCGTGTTCAGGCAAGCAGCCACTGCTTTCATCGCACCTCTTACAGGGTTCTTCAGACAAAATGACACCACCTCCTCCTCAAAGCCCAACTCCAAGTAACACAGGTCCATGTTGTGTGGCTGTAATGAGTCCAGCATCCCCTATCCCATCTCTCATTGAGCCAGAGTTCTCACCACATCCTCATTCACTTCCAGATGAGCTCCCTCGGCCAACTCTTCCCCTACAGAGATGCCTTACTGAGAGAGCAAAGTCACGCTCCTTTAACCGCCCACGACCATGCCTCCAAGACTACCGCTCAAATATGGCTTCACTGAGTATGGATGGAAGTGTGCACAGCTCCCACAGGGACAGCTCTCAGCCTGCACAGCATCTAGAAGGAACAACGTTAGTTTCCAACAGCCCACTTCCAGATCATCAGCTTCTTTGTCCTAGTCCCCACTTGGATAAGCAGATGGCTCCCTGCCACACCTTTCAACGCCAAATCTCCTGCCAGAGTATACAAGACCCAGTGACTTCCTGTCACAGCCATGTTCACAACATGCATGACAGCATAACTTCCTATCACAGCCTCCTCCTGCCTTCTCAAGGGGTCCATTCTTGCCAGTGGCACATGTATGGTTCAGCTACTCCCTCTGCTAATGCAACCTGCTGTGAAAAACTTGATTCATTTGCAGTGCAATGTGAGCAAGACCCCAAAACATACAGCTGCACATTAAAGACAGAAGATGAAGACACAGAGATCCATTCTTTGGACATAGAGCAGAGAGGCTTTCCAAGGAATACTCTGCCTCGACAGCATTCCAAAGTTAGCCGCCGAGGAGTCATTGGTCGAAACAGAAGTTTGCAAGAAGATGGCCTGTTTGGCTCAGATGCTACAGGAAATATTCGGACTGGCCCTTGGAAGAATGAAACCACAGTTTAG